In Fusobacterium canifelinum, a genomic segment contains:
- a CDS encoding ABC transporter ATP-binding protein encodes MNILKFKNKSLNIFLGYSYRYKKYMIAVIILSIIASAMSAVPAWLSKKFVDDVLIKQNKEMFMWIIGGIFAATVIKVVSAYYSEVASNYVTETIKREIKIDIFSHLEKLPISYFKRNKLGDTLSKLTNDTSSLGRIGFIVFEMFKEFLLVLILTIRMFQVDYILALVSLVLLPLIIRVVRKFTKKIRKYGRERQDTTGKVTAFTQETLSGIFVIKAFNNTSFVIDKYKNLTKDEFEQAYKTTKIKAKVSPINEVITTFMVLLVVLYGGYQILVAKKITSGDLISFVTALGLMHQPLKRLINKNNDLQDALPSADRVVEIFDEKIETDVFGEAVEFNQKIQNIKFENVNYKYDDSNEYMLKNINLDIKAGEIVAFVGKSGSGKTTLVNLLARFFNTDEGSITVNGINIKNIHLGAYRDKFAIVPQETFLFGGTIKENISFGKEVSDEEIISAAKMANAYNFIQEDLPNKFETEVGERGALLSGGQKQRIAIARALIKNPEIMILDEATSALDSESEKLVQEALDSLMEGRTTFVIAHRLSTIVRADKIVVMEDGEIKEMGTHSDLIAMNGIYKNLYDIQFNENV; translated from the coding sequence ATGAACATATTAAAATTTAAAAATAAATCTCTAAATATTTTCTTAGGCTATAGTTATAGATATAAAAAATATATGATAGCAGTTATTATCTTGTCAATTATAGCATCAGCCATGAGTGCAGTACCTGCTTGGTTAAGTAAAAAATTTGTTGATGATGTATTGATAAAACAAAATAAAGAAATGTTTATGTGGATAATTGGTGGAATTTTTGCTGCCACTGTTATTAAAGTTGTTTCAGCGTATTATTCTGAAGTAGCTTCAAATTATGTAACTGAGACTATAAAAAGAGAGATAAAAATAGACATATTTTCTCATTTAGAGAAATTACCAATAAGTTATTTTAAAAGAAATAAATTGGGGGACACTCTCTCAAAATTAACTAATGATACAAGTTCACTAGGAAGAATAGGTTTTATAGTTTTTGAGATGTTTAAAGAATTTTTATTAGTTTTAATCTTAACTATTAGAATGTTTCAAGTAGACTATATTTTAGCCTTAGTATCACTTGTACTTCTACCACTTATTATAAGGGTTGTTAGAAAATTTACTAAGAAAATTAGAAAATATGGTAGAGAAAGACAGGATACAACTGGAAAAGTAACTGCTTTTACACAGGAAACTCTTTCAGGAATTTTTGTTATTAAAGCCTTTAATAATACTAGTTTTGTAATTGATAAATACAAAAATTTAACTAAGGATGAGTTTGAACAAGCATACAAGACTACAAAAATTAAAGCAAAAGTATCCCCTATAAATGAAGTTATAACGACATTTATGGTACTTTTAGTTGTTCTATATGGTGGTTATCAAATATTGGTAGCTAAAAAGATTACATCAGGAGATTTAATTTCCTTTGTAACTGCTTTAGGTTTAATGCATCAACCACTAAAAAGATTAATAAATAAAAATAATGATTTACAAGATGCTTTACCATCAGCAGATAGGGTTGTTGAAATTTTTGATGAAAAAATTGAAACAGATGTCTTTGGTGAGGCAGTTGAATTTAATCAAAAAATTCAAAATATAAAATTTGAAAATGTAAACTATAAATATGATGATTCAAATGAATATATGCTAAAAAATATAAATTTAGATATTAAAGCTGGAGAAATAGTGGCCTTTGTTGGAAAGAGTGGAAGTGGAAAAACTACACTTGTAAATTTATTGGCAAGATTTTTTAACACTGATGAAGGAAGTATAACAGTAAATGGAATAAATATTAAGAATATCCATTTGGGAGCTTATAGAGATAAGTTTGCAATAGTGCCACAGGAAACTTTCTTATTTGGTGGAACTATAAAAGAAAATATAAGTTTTGGTAAAGAAGTTAGTGATGAAGAAATTATTTCAGCTGCTAAAATGGCAAATGCTTATAACTTTATACAAGAAGATTTACCTAATAAGTTTGAAACAGAGGTTGGAGAAAGAGGAGCATTGCTATCTGGTGGACAAAAACAAAGAATAGCAATAGCTAGAGCTTTAATTAAAAATCCAGAAATAATGATTTTAGATGAAGCAACTTCTGCACTTGACAGTGAATCTGAAAAACTTGTTCAAGAAGCACTTGATAGTTTAATGGAAGGAAGAACTACATTTGTAATAGCACATAGATTATCTACAATAGTTAGAGCAGATAAAATTGTTGTTATGGAAGATGGAGAAATTAAAGAAATGGGAACTCATTCTGATCTTATAGCTATGAATGGAATCTATAAAAATCTTTATGATATTCAATTCAATGAAAATGTATGA
- the lpxB gene encoding lipid-A-disaccharide synthase yields MKFFVSTGEASGDLHLSYLVKSVKARYKDVDFVGVAGEKSQKEGVEILQDINELAIMGFTEVLKKYKFLKQKAYEYLQYIKDNQIKNVILVDYGGFNVKFLELLKNEIKDIKVFYYIPPKVWIWGEKRVEKLKLADYIMVIFPWEVDFYKKHNINAIYFGNPFTDFYKKVERTGNKILLLPGSRRQEIKAMLPVFEEIINDLKDDKFILKLNSNQDLKYTENLKKYNNIEIIIDKKLKDIVSDCKLSVATSGTITLELALLGLPSIVVYKTTFINYLIGKYILKIGYISLPNLVLNDEVFPELIQKDCEAKNIEKHMKKILENLPEIEEKIENMRKKVEGKAVVENYADFLVKEGK; encoded by the coding sequence ATGAAATTTTTTGTTTCAACAGGAGAGGCTTCTGGAGATTTACACCTATCTTATTTAGTAAAAAGTGTAAAGGCAAGATATAAAGATGTAGATTTTGTTGGAGTAGCAGGAGAAAAATCTCAAAAAGAGGGAGTAGAAATACTCCAAGATATAAATGAACTTGCTATTATGGGGTTCACAGAAGTTTTAAAAAAATATAAATTTTTAAAACAAAAAGCCTATGAATATTTACAATATATTAAAGACAATCAAATAAAAAATGTAATTTTAGTCGACTATGGTGGCTTTAATGTAAAATTCTTAGAGCTTTTAAAAAATGAAATTAAGGATATAAAAGTTTTTTACTATATTCCACCAAAAGTTTGGATATGGGGAGAAAAAAGAGTTGAAAAATTAAAACTTGCAGACTATATAATGGTTATCTTTCCTTGGGAAGTAGATTTCTATAAGAAACACAATATAAATGCAATCTATTTTGGAAACCCTTTTACAGATTTCTATAAAAAAGTTGAAAGAACTGGAAATAAAATTTTATTACTTCCAGGAAGTAGAAGACAGGAAATAAAAGCTATGTTGCCTGTTTTTGAAGAAATTATAAATGATTTAAAAGATGATAAATTTATTTTAAAATTGAATTCAAATCAAGATTTAAAATATACAGAAAATTTAAAAAAATATAATAATATTGAAATTATTATTGATAAAAAATTAAAAGATATAGTTTCAGATTGTAAACTCTCAGTTGCAACTTCTGGAACAATAACACTAGAATTAGCACTTTTAGGTTTACCTAGTATAGTCGTATATAAAACAACATTTATAAATTATCTAATAGGAAAATATATTTTAAAGATAGGTTATATATCTTTGCCAAATTTAGTTTTAAATGATGAAGTTTTTCCAGAACTTATTCAAAAAGATTGTGAAGCTAAAAATATTGAAAAACATATGAAAAAGATTTTGGAAAATTTACCAGAAATTGAAGAAAAAATTGAAAATATGAGAAAAAAAGTGGAAGGAAAAGCTGTTGTAGAAAATTATGCAGATTTTCTTGTTAAGGAAGGAAAATGA
- a CDS encoding toxin-antitoxin system YwqK family antitoxin — protein sequence MKNKIFIIAFSLLLSISAFSNPDEVRKKDLRIVEKIYYLKDSEVPFTGKVSEGRDRLYYLNGKQDGKWISFYKNGNIKSIVTWKNGKLNGKYIIYENNGRKSTETIYKDGKENGYYYLYNSNGTYRTKGAYSMGKPIGEWEYYDKDGKLTNKVIAE from the coding sequence TTGAAAAATAAAATATTTATAATTGCTTTTTCTTTACTTCTTTCTATATCTGCTTTTTCAAATCCAGACGAAGTTAGAAAAAAAGATTTAAGAATTGTTGAAAAAATATATTATCTTAAAGATTCAGAAGTTCCTTTTACAGGTAAAGTTAGTGAGGGGAGAGATAGACTTTACTATTTAAATGGTAAACAAGATGGGAAATGGATATCTTTCTATAAAAATGGAAATATAAAATCTATTGTAACTTGGAAAAATGGAAAATTAAATGGTAAATATATAATCTATGAAAATAATGGAAGAAAATCTACAGAAACTATTTATAAAGATGGTAAAGAAAATGGTTACTACTATCTTTACAATTCTAATGGAACTTATCGTACAAAAGGTGCATATTCAATGGGAAAACCTATTGGAGAATGGGAATATTATGATAAAGATGGTAAGTTAACAAATAAAGTTATAGCTGAGTAA